The DNA window ACGTGGCCGGGCGTGTGTCCCGGCGTCCGGTACACGTCGAACTCGCCGACGGAGTCGCCGTCGGCGACCAGTCGCACCTCGTTCTCCGGCACCGTCGCGAACGGCGCGGTCAGTCGCTGGATGACGCCCTTGGCGTTCGTCAGGAGGGGGACGACTTCGCCCTGCAGGTAGGCGGCGTCCGGTTCCGCGACGTATATCGGCGTCTCCTCGTCCAACCCGAGAGAACCGAGGGCGCCGACGTGGTCCACGTCGTAGTGGGTCAAAAGCACGCGTTCGATGTCGCCCGGCGAGAGGCCCGCACGGTCGAGCATCGCGCGCATCCGGTCGCCGTCCAACGGCGTCCCGGCGTCCACAAGCGTCAACACCCCGTGGTCGTCCACGAGGTACGCGTTGACCCCTCGCAGTTCGAATCGTCTGACCGCCCCCGGTTCGAGACTCATACGTCGACGTTCGCGGCGAACCGGCAAAAGTGCCGTCCCCGAGGGGGTCAACGCTCCGAGAGCAGGAACTGCCCCACGTCGCCGAGGAAGACGAGAGTCGCCGCGAGGGGGAGGACGACGAGGAGTGCGAGCGTCGCGCCCGACGGTTCGACGGCCACCGCCGTCCCGAACGAGAACGCCCCGAGGGGGGCGAACGCGCCGACGAGGTAGAGGTACGCCGTCCCGCGGCCGAACTTCGCCACCGTCCCGACGAAGACGAGAGCGAGGAGGGCCGCGCCCGCCGGGAACGCCAGTCCGACCGAGGGCGGCGCGGAGACGGTCCCGAGGACGAACGCCCCGGGCGGCGTCAGCCCGTGACTCGCCGTCAACGCGGCGGCCGGGTCCGCCGTCGCCGCGGACGCGAGTGCGGAGAGCGCATCGAGGTTCGACCGCAGGTAGCCGGTGAGACCGGCGGCGTACCCGATGCCCGCGAGGAACACCGCGGTCCACGCGTACCAAAGCGGACTCCGCGTCGAACCCTCGTCGGTCGCCGCCTCGTCGGTTCCCGAGGCCGACGCGGAAGCAGACTCGTCTGCGCTTCGGTCGGTTCGACTCCGCGAGCGATTTCGGGAGGCCGACGTCCGGCCGCCGGACGGCCGGTCGGCGGACCGCCGCGACCGACCGCGCGACGACCGAGAGCCCCGAGTCCCCGTCGAAGACGAGGCGGAGGACGACGAAGACCGAGTAGAACTGGACGACGAAGACCGAGTAGAACCGGACGACGAAGACCGAGTAGAACCGGACGACGAAGACCGAGTAGAACCGGACGACGTGGAAGACCGGCCGGAAGAAGACGCGGACCGCGACGACGACGACGACGACCCCGCCGTCGAAGCGTTCGACGACGCGGCGGTTCCGCCGCCCGACCCCGACGATGACCGACCGCTACCCGTCGAACCGGACGACCGGGAGGCGGTCTGCCAGCGGTTCCCGCCGGCACTCGACGGGCGCGTCATCCCCGCCGTCGGGAGGCCGTCGAGTCGCTTCGAGACGTAGTTCGCGTGTCCCATCCGGTCGTACGCGGACCGCTCCGTCTCGTCGGAGAGCACCTCGTACGCCTTCTTGAGCGTCTTGAACTGCGCCGTCGAGCGGTTGTCGTCGTTCACGTCCGGATGGTACTCTCTGGCCTTCTCCCGCCACGCCGCCTTTATGTCGTCGGAGGAGGCATTCTCCGGAACCTCCAGCAGGTCGTAGAAGTCGTCCATTCCCGTCGCTACCGGGTACGAAATCACTTGCTTTGAATGTACCGGCGTCGTACCAGTCAGTCAGTCGATATGTGCTAGGTAGGCGACGACGTAGAGGATCAGCGTCAGGACGACCGCGAGGGCCGCGGAGTAGGCGTGGATCCGCCACGCCTGCCGCGCGTCCGCCCGGCGGTCCGCTTCCGACGGCACCTCGCGGCGGTCGTCACCCTCCGTGCTCACGTCGTAGATGCCGAGCGAGGCGAACAGCGGGCAGAACTCGAATCGCCCCTGAAAGAACCCCTCCGCCGCGCCGAACAGGGGGATCACGGAGAACCCGAGCACCCACATCGGACCGTCGGTGGCGAGCACCCACGTGATGAGGACGAGCGTCGCGACCGACGCGACGCCGCCCAACGCGTACCGTCGCCGTTGCTCGGCCTCGCCGATGTTGCACTCGCCGGCTTGATACTCCGACATGCCCGTTCGTTCGTCCCGGAGGCCTGAAACGGTACGGTCCGCGGCGATTTGGGTGGATGAAAACCCTCATGGAGTCGCTTCGCGTCCGGCGAGACATGGACCTCCACCGCATCCGACTCGGCAACGCCGTCTTCGAGGGGCGCAACAACGCCTACCTCCTCCGCGGCGACCGGACGACGCTCGTGGACCCCGGCGCGTCGCTCGATTCGGTTCGAGACGACCTGCACGCCGGACTCGCGGCGGCGGGCGTCGAGGCGGCCGACGTGGACCAGATTCTTCTGACTCACTGGCACGCCGACCACGCCGGCCTCGCGGGCGAAC is part of the Halopelagius longus genome and encodes:
- a CDS encoding MBL fold metallo-hydrolase, whose protein sequence is MSLEPGAVRRFELRGVNAYLVDDHGVLTLVDAGTPLDGDRMRAMLDRAGLSPGDIERVLLTHYDVDHVGALGSLGLDEETPIYVAEPDAAYLQGEVVPLLTNAKGVIQRLTAPFATVPENEVRLVADGDSVGEFDVYRTPGHTPGHVCYHHDAHEAAFLGDLVRESDGALELLPRFVNYDTDQNAESVREFAERVPPFEAACVGHGHPLPRDGYGALRRLADRLA